ACACGTGCCTGTATTCCGGTCAGAAGAATTTTGTGGAGCTGTACAAGAGAGCTCTGGGAAATGAGATAAAATTACTTGCGTTACGGGAGGAGAACAGAGAATCATGAAAAAAGAAACATTTGTGACAAAAGAGCAGTTGGACGAGATCATCAAAGACTATCCGACGCCGTTTCATTTATATGATGAGAAAGGAATACGCAGGAATATGCAGGCACTGCGGGATGCGTTTTCATGGAATAAAGGATACAAAGAATATTTTGCCGTAAAGGCGACTCCAAATCCGTACCTTATCGATATACTCAGAGAGTATGGCTGCGGCTGCGACTGTTCCTCTTATACGGAACTTATGCTGTCTGAGGCGGTAGGAGCGACAGGGGACGACATCATGTTTTCCTCAAATGATACACCGGCGGAAGAGTTCATATACGCGGAGAAGCTGGGGGCGATCATCAACCTGGATGATATTACACATATAGAGTTTCTGGAGGAGACGATCGGTTATATCCCGAAGACGATCAGCTGCCGTTATAATCCGGGAGGACTGTTTAAGATCAGTAATGACATCATGGATAATCCGGGCGACTCCAAATACGGTATGACGACAGAGCAGCTGTTTGAAGCGTTTAAGATATTAAAGTCCAAAGGGGCCGAGGAATTTGGAATTCATGCATTTCTTGCCAGCAACACGGTGACGAACGAATATTATCCGATGCTTGCCAAGATATTATTTGAAGAAGCCGTCCGGCTTCAGAAGGAGACAGGCGTACACATTAAGTTCATCAACCTTTCGGGAGGAATCGGCATCCCCTACACGCCGGATCAGGAACCGAATGATATAAGGATCATCGGGGACGGTGTGCGGCGCGTATATGAAGAAGTCCTCGTCCCGGCAGGAATGGGAGATGTGGAGATATATACAGAACTCGGACGTTTTATGCTCGGTCCATATGGATGTCTTGTGACAGAGGCGATCCACGAAAAGCACACACACAAAGAGTACATCGGTGTGGATGCCTGCGCTGTGAATCTCATGCGCCCGGCAATGTACGGAGCATATCACCATGTAACTGTGATGGGCAGGGAGGACTGCCCATGTGACCACAAGTATGATGTTGTCGGTTCCCTCTGCGAGAATAATGATAAATTTGCGATCGACCGTATGCTCCCTAAAGTTGAGATGGGTGACATTCTCGTGATCCACGATACGGGGGCCCATGGCTTCTCCATGGGGTACAATTATAACGGCAAACTGAAATCAGCGGAACTTCTATTGAAAGAAGACGGGAGCGCGCAGCTTATAAGACGCGCAGAGACACCGGCCGATTACTTTGCAACCTTTGACTGCTTTGATATCGGTAAGAAACTGCTGAATATGAGATGAAAATTGCTTTTTCCGGGGTGCTGATATATAATGGTATCATTAATACTTTATGTAGGAGGGTAACAATGATGAAAACTAAGAAAAAGAGCCTGCTTGCGCTTTTGCTCGTACTTGTTATGGTATTACTGAGCGGCTGCCAGGGCATGTCCAAGGAAGATGCAAAGGCGTACGCCCAGTCGGTGCTGGACGCCCAATACAAAGGTGAGTTCAAAGCTTACATGGAGCAGACGGATACCACGGAGAAGGAAGCGAAAGAAATGTATGAGGGCAATCTGGACGAGCTCCTTGCAGACGCCGGGATTGATGAGTCTACCTTATCTGAGGACATGGTCAAAAATTACAGAGATCTTTTCCTTGAGGTCGGTAAGCAGGTGAATTATAAGCTTGGCGACGCCAAGGAAGCGGATGATGATTCCTTTACTGTCGATGTAAAGATTAAGCCGCTGAATGCGTTTGAAGGGCTTGACGATGAGGTGCTCAGCGCAGTGCAGGCAGAACTTGGCGATGCGGACGAGATTCCGAGCGAGGATAAGATCAATGAGATGGTCTATGGCAAGATGTACGATATTCTTTCAGAAAAAATCGCCAATCCGACTTACGGAGATGAGCAGGTCGTGACTATCCATGTGAAGCCGGACAAAGACGGTGTTTATTATATTCCGGACGATGATTTGACCGCATTGGACAATGCATCACTTTTATAAAAAAATTATTGTAATTATCGAAACAATATGATACAATAAATCTCGGCTTGGAAAAGCCGGGATGAGCGGATGTGGCGGAATGGCAGACGCACAAGACTCAAAATCTTGCGGGGGCGACCTCGTGTGGGTTCAAGTCCCACCATCCGCAGTTAACTTAAAACACCGGATACTGTGATACCAACGGTTTCCGGTGTTTTTTTGTTTGTCAGGCCCTGCGCCAGACAAACAAAAATGGGTGAAGGAATCTCATCCCTTCACCCTACAGCCGCAGAAAAAACCGTTGCTGAAGCCGGTAAATAAATCTTGCAGACGAAGTTGGGCACTTTCGTCTGACGCCTATATTCTGCCCGTGTGTATCCAAGACCAAAAGCTGGATACTTCATGTGCGCTCCTCCCTTTTAATCCTTTGTGTTTCTTTTCCGATAGAGCAGCAGGAGGGCGCAGCCTGCAAGGACCGACAGCATTGTCAGCAGCCAGGGCAGCAGATTCGCCGTATCGCCGGTCTGCGAAGCGGTGGAAGCGTTGATGGCGGCCGTACCGCTGGGCGGAACCGCCACCGCGAAGGGAGACAGGCTGAAAAATGAGCCTTTTGCCACGCCGTTCTCCACCTTGACAGTCCGGCGCTCCAGCACCTTGTCCTTGCAGTGGATCATCAACACTTCCCGGCCGTTGTGTTTGCTGCCCACGGGAATCTCCACAATGAGGCCGCCGATATATTTGCCGGAGGACAGGCTGATGTCGTGCAGCACGATCAGCCCGCCTCCGTTCTGTCTCTCGCGGATATCGCCGCACGCCGCGTAGGAGCCTTTTTCATGCAGGCTGCTCTTTTTCACTGCCAGAACCGCGTTGCTGGTGAAAGAGCCGCTCACCTTCACGCGTGTAATGGGATCCGTGAGCGTGCGGTAGGAATAGGTTGGGCCGCTGACCGGCGTCCACTTGGCGTACAGGGTCACATCGCCATTGATGGGCGTCGTTTTCGTATATTGGATGCCTGCTCCGTTTTGCCCGGTGAACCAGCCACCAAAGGTATTTCCGCTCTTGAAAGGGGTGTCGGGCCACTCGCTGCCTACTGTCTGGTTCGGCTGGATGCCGGGCACCTCCTTGACTGTCGTGCTGCCGCTGATAAAGGTGACGGTATAGGTGGCGGCAGGGGTGTTCTCCTTGACCGTAAGGGGAATATTCACCGGTCTGCTGGCGTAATCGGTCTTCTTACCGCCGCTTAACTGCTCATTGTACACCTGCAAGGTATAGAGCGCCGGCGGCAGGTCAGCGGGGATGGAAAGAAGAGCGCTGCCGCTTTCTTTGTCGGACAGCTTGGCATAGTGGGTCACCTTTCCGCTTTCGTCCGCCAGCACACAGGAAACCACCTTGCCGCCGCCGATTTTTGCGCCTGCAAAGGTAATCTCCACCGTATCGCCGGGGCTTACCGTCTTTTCCCCGGCGTCGGCGTTCGTCAGGCTCAGATTACCGGTATCATTGTCCAAAATCGTCAATTTCCAATCCCCTGCCGGCGCGCCTGCGTCTATGAAGCCGTCGCCCACGTTCACGGATTTGCCGCCCTCGGCGGCGGATGGGAAGAGTACAGAGGACAGCCTCAGCTTGAAAGCGGGGCGAATGGCGGTCGGAGAAGTCGTGATTTTGCTCCACCCCGTACCACCGTCTGCGTTCACCATATGGGCGAAGAGAGACGATTCACTCAGGGGCGTTCTCAGGCTCCATTCCGAACTGTCGGATGGTCTCGCATAAATGCGCGCGCGCCTGTCCGCATGCCCACTGGGGAAATACTTCTCATTCTCGGCTTCACTGCGGGAGAGCAGCCAGAAAAAGTCGCCGTCATTATCCGCTGTAACCGTTTCTGTTGCCACGCCATCTTTATCATATACTCTTTGCTTATTGATAGCCGAAAGCTCCGCTGCCGTGAAGTTGTTCAGAAATTCCCGGCTGGTAGACATAACAGCAGCATCACCGTTCAGCCAGCTCCGAATATCGGAGGTCGCATAATTATTACCGCCATCAGGATAAGTGAACATTCGATAAGCGGGAAAAAACTCCGGCATCATCATCAATTCCCCGTTACTGTTGTCAAGTACCCGCCACAGGATTTGATCGGTATACTCACCGTCCCGATTTCCGTGATCGTCTTTATCGGTTCTTTGAACATCTCCGAAGTAGATATGCTGGTAGGCGGTGGGGATCGCCACCTCCAGCGGAATATCCTTTGGCGTGCTGGCGTAATCGGTCTGTTTGTCGCCGCCTAATTGCTCGTTGTATACCCGCAGGGTATAGCTGCCTGCCGGCAGGTCGGCGGGAATGGTAATGGAGGCGCTGCCGCTTTCTTTGTCGGACAGCCTTGCATAGTGGGTCACATTTCCGTCACTGTCGAGCAACACACAGGAAACTACTTTATCGCCGCCGGTTTTCGCGCCTTCAAAGGTAATCTTCGCCGCAGTGCCGGGGATTACATTTTCCGTATCAACGTAGGCACGCGTCAGATTCAGGTTATCTGTATCACTGTCCAAAATCGTCAATTTCCAGTCCCCCGCCGGTGTGCCTGCGTCTATGAAACCGTCGCCCACATTCACGGATTTGCCGCCTACGGCGGCGGATGGGAAGAGCACAGAAGACAGCCTCAGCTTGAAGGCGGGACGAACGCCAAAGTAGTTGCTGATAGATTCGCCGTCATCATCGACGCCGCCGTCAAGGTTGACATACGCCGCATTGTTGTATTTGCTGCCGCCGGGCGAACGGAGCCACCAATTTGCACCCTTTGAAGGATCGGCATATACTGGAGCCCTCCTGTCCGCGTTACCACCGGAGAACCACGTGCCCTTAACTTCCTCACTGGAGGGCAGCCAGAAATAGTCGCCGGAAGCGTCGGACGTCACACTTGCCGCAGCCTCGCCGGTTCCGCTGTCGAAAGCCCGCTGCCTGTTAATAGCAGCCAACTCCGCATCTGTGAAGTTACCCAAAAACTCGCGGGTGTTGCCGGTTACGGTTCTGCCGGTCAGCCAGCGCCGGATGTCGGAATCCCGATAGTTATTATTGCCGGCAGCGGGCGCGAATCTTCTCCAGGCCGGATAATATTCCGCCAGCAGTACCATTTCACTGCTGCTGTTTTCCAGCACCCGCCACAGGATCTGGTCGGAATATTCGCCGTCTCTGTTACCGTTCATAACATCGG
This is a stretch of genomic DNA from [Clostridium] hylemonae DSM 15053. It encodes these proteins:
- a CDS encoding diaminopimelate decarboxylase — translated: MKKETFVTKEQLDEIIKDYPTPFHLYDEKGIRRNMQALRDAFSWNKGYKEYFAVKATPNPYLIDILREYGCGCDCSSYTELMLSEAVGATGDDIMFSSNDTPAEEFIYAEKLGAIINLDDITHIEFLEETIGYIPKTISCRYNPGGLFKISNDIMDNPGDSKYGMTTEQLFEAFKILKSKGAEEFGIHAFLASNTVTNEYYPMLAKILFEEAVRLQKETGVHIKFINLSGGIGIPYTPDQEPNDIRIIGDGVRRVYEEVLVPAGMGDVEIYTELGRFMLGPYGCLVTEAIHEKHTHKEYIGVDACAVNLMRPAMYGAYHHVTVMGREDCPCDHKYDVVGSLCENNDKFAIDRMLPKVEMGDILVIHDTGAHGFSMGYNYNGKLKSAELLLKEDGSAQLIRRAETPADYFATFDCFDIGKKLLNMR
- a CDS encoding DUF6273 domain-containing protein produces the protein MKKMRKSFWALLLAVMMLYPLMPAAVSAEGTDDSPSHCPAHTAHDDTCGYAEAKDALPCTFAHQHDDTCGWDKTQDAVPCAVEAAHVHDSGCGFSKAVAGSPCTHSCNLCSVSADAAAPTSDIGIPGGVKGTEGGTTPACRHIYFGGVVKTDVMNGNRDGEYSDQILWRVLENSSSEMVLLAEYYPAWRRFAPAAGNNNYRDSDIRRWLTGRTVTGNTREFLGNFTDAELAAINRQRAFDSGTGEAAASVTSDASGDYFWLPSSEEVKGTWFSGGNADRRAPVYADPSKGANWWLRSPGGSKYNNAAYVNLDGGVDDDGESISNYFGVRPAFKLRLSSVLFPSAAVGGKSVNVGDGFIDAGTPAGDWKLTILDSDTDNLNLTRAYVDTENVIPGTAAKITFEGAKTGGDKVVSCVLLDSDGNVTHYARLSDKESGSASITIPADLPAGSYTLRVYNEQLGGDKQTDYASTPKDIPLEVAIPTAYQHIYFGDVQRTDKDDHGNRDGEYTDQILWRVLDNSNGELMMMPEFFPAYRMFTYPDGGNNYATSDIRSWLNGDAAVMSTSREFLNNFTAAELSAINKQRVYDKDGVATETVTADNDGDFFWLLSRSEAENEKYFPSGHADRRARIYARPSDSSEWSLRTPLSESSLFAHMVNADGGTGWSKITTSPTAIRPAFKLRLSSVLFPSAAEGGKSVNVGDGFIDAGAPAGDWKLTILDNDTGNLSLTNADAGEKTVSPGDTVEITFAGAKIGGGKVVSCVLADESGKVTHYAKLSDKESGSALLSIPADLPPALYTLQVYNEQLSGGKKTDYASRPVNIPLTVKENTPAATYTVTFISGSTTVKEVPGIQPNQTVGSEWPDTPFKSGNTFGGWFTGQNGAGIQYTKTTPINGDVTLYAKWTPVSGPTYSYRTLTDPITRVKVSGSFTSNAVLAVKKSSLHEKGSYAACGDIRERQNGGGLIVLHDISLSSGKYIGGLIVEIPVGSKHNGREVLMIHCKDKVLERRTVKVENGVAKGSFFSLSPFAVAVPPSGTAAINASTASQTGDTANLLPWLLTMLSVLAGCALLLLYRKRNTKD